The Capra hircus breed San Clemente chromosome 25, ASM170441v1, whole genome shotgun sequence genome has a window encoding:
- the LOC102183750 gene encoding sulfotransferase 1A1 produces MELIQDTSRPPAKYVKGIPLIKYFAEALGPLQSFEAWPDDLLISTYPKSGTTWVSEIMDLIYQEGDLEKCQRAPVFMRVPFLEFKAPGVPTGVEVLKDTPAPRLLKTHLPLALLPKTLLDQKVKMIYIARNAKDVAVSYYHFYRMAKVHPDPGPWDSFLEKFMAGEVCYGSWYQHVREWWELSHTHPVLYLFYEDIKEDPKREIQKILEFVGRSLPEETVDRIVQQTSFKEMKKNPMTNYSTIPTEIMDHSISAFMRKGVTGDWKSTFTVAQNELFEAHYAEKMAGCKLRFRWEL; encoded by the exons ATGGAACTGATCCAGGATACCTCCCGCCCTCCAGCAAAGTATGTGAAGGGCATCCCTCTCATCAAGTACTTTGCAGAGGCCCTGGGGCCACTGCAGAGCTTTGAAGCCTGGCCTGATGACTTGCTCATCAGCACCTACCCCAAGTCTG GCACCACCTGGGTGAGCGAGATCATGGACCTGATCTACCAGGAGGGTGACCTGGAGAAGTGTCAGAGAGCCCCTGTCTTCATGCGGGTGCCCTTCCTTGAGTTCAAGGCCCCTGGGGTTCCCACAG GTGTTGAGGTTCTGAAAGATACACCGGCCCCACGGCTCCTCAAGACACACTTGCCCCTGGCCCTGCTTCCGAAGACCCTGCTGGATCAGAAAGTCAAG ATGATCTACATCGCCCGCAACGCCAAGGATGTGGCCGTCTCCTATTACCACTTCTATCGCATGGCCAAGGTGCACCCTGACCCTGGCCCCTGGGACAGCTTCCTGGAGAAGTTCATGGCCGGGGAAG TGTGCTATGGGTCCTGGTACCAGCACGTGCGGGAGTGGTGGGAGCTGAGTCACACCCACCCTGTTCTCTACCTCTTCTATGAAGACATAAAGGAG GACCCCAAAAGGGAGATTCAGAAGATCCTGGAGTTTGTGGGGCGCTCCCTGCCGGAGGAGACTGTGGATCGCATCGTCCAGCAGACGTCTTTCAAAGAGATGAAGAAGAACCCCATGACCAACTACAGCACCATACCCACTGAAATCATGGACCACAGCATCTCTGCCTTCATGAGGAAAG GCGTCACTGGCGATTGGAAATCCACCTTCACTGTGGCCCAGAATGAGCTCTTTGAAGCCCACTATGCTGAGAAGATGGCGGGCTGCAAGCTCCGCTTCCGCTGGGAGCTGTGA
- the SLX1A gene encoding structure-specific endonuclease subunit SLX1, whose protein sequence is MGPGCFFGVYLLYCMNPRHRGRVYVGFTVNPARRVQQHNGGRKKGGAWRTSGRGPWEMVLIVHGFPSAVAALRFEWAWQHPQASRRLTHVGRRLRGEATFAFHLRVLAHMLRAPPWARLPLTLRWLRADFRQDLCPPPPPHMPLAFGPPPPRAPAPRSQAGPSDNTGCKPQQDVNARCTLCARALQDEDSPLCCPHPGCSLRAHVICLAEEFLQEEPGQLLPLEGACPGCKNSLLWGDLIWLCRMGTEEDEEDSELEEEHWTDMLKT, encoded by the exons ATGGGCCCCGGATGCTTCTTCGGCGTCTACCTGCTCTACTGTATGAACCCTCGGCACCGGGGCCGCGTCTACGTGGGGTTCACCGTCAACCCTGCTCGTCGGGTGCAGCAGCACAACGGGGGCCGCAAAAAAGGCGGAGCCTGGCGGACCAGTGGGCGCGGGCCGTG GGAGATGGTGCTCATCGTACACGGCTTCCCCTCTGCAGTGGCCGCCCTTAGG TTCGAGTGGGCCTGGCAACACCCACAGGCCTCGCGCCGCTTGACGCACGTGGGTCGGCGCCTGCGCGGAGAAGCCACCTTCGCCTTCCACCTGCGCGTCCTGGCGCACATGCTGCGCGCGCCGCCCTGGGCGCGCCTTCCGCTCACCCTGCGCTGGCTGCGCGCTGACTTCCGCCAGGACCTCTGCCCACCGCCGCCACCTCACATGCCACTGGCCTTCGGGCCTCCGCCGCCGCGGGCCCCAGCCCCGAGGAGTCAAGCAGGTCCTTCCGACAACACGGGATGCAAGCCGCAGCAAGACGTCAACGCGCGCTGCACCCTGTGCGCACGCGCGCTCCAG GATGAAGACAGCCCCCTATGTTGCCCGCACCCTGGCTGTTCCCTAAGGGCCCATGTGATCTGCCTGGCAGAGGAGTTCCTGCAGGAGGAACCAGGGCAGCTTCTGCCTCTAGAGGGCGCATGCCCTGG CTGTAAGAACTCACTGCTTTGGGGAGACCTGATCTGGCTGTGCCGGATGGGCActgaggaggacgaggaggactCAGAATTAGAAGAG GAGCACTGGACTGACATGCTCAAGACCTGA
- the BOLA2B gene encoding LOW QUALITY PROTEIN: bolA-like protein 2 (The sequence of the model RefSeq protein was modified relative to this genomic sequence to represent the inferred CDS: inserted 1 base in 1 codon), whose product MDVLVRAEVDASAEVVPVRAEXSVAGVRAGVPSPVGCRPRWAATMELSAEYLREKLQRDLEAEHVEVEDTTPNRCASSFRVLVVSAKFEGKPLLQRHRLVNTCLAEELLHIHAFEQKTLTPEQWAREQQK is encoded by the exons ATGGACGTCTTAGTAAGGGCGGAagtagatgcctcagcggaagtggTGCCAGTAAGGGCGG GCAGTGTGGCTGGGGTCAGAGctggggttccatccccggtGGGCTGCCGCCCTCGCTGGGCTGCCACAATGGAACTCAGTGCCGAGTACCTCCGGGAGAAGCTGCAGCGGGACCTGGAAGCGGAGCACGTG GAAGTGGAGGACACGACTCCCAACCGTTGCGCGTCCAGCTTCCGAGTCCTCGTGGTGTCGGCCAAGTTCGAGGGGAAACCGCTGCTTCAGAGACACCG GCTTGTGAACACTTGCCTAGCAGAAGAGCTCCTGCACATTCACGCTTTTGAGCAGAAAACCCTGACCCCAGAGCAGTGGGCCCGTGAGCAGCAGAAATAA
- the CORO1A gene encoding coronin-1A: MSRQVVRSSKFRHVFGQPAKADQCYEDVRVSQNTWDSGFCAVNPKFVALICEASGGGAFLVLPLGKTGRVDKNVPMVCGHTAPVLDIAWCPHNDNVIASGSEDCSVMVWEIPDGGLMLPLREPVVTLEGHTKRVGIVAWHPTAQNVLLSAGCDNVILVWDVGTGAAVLTLGSDVHPDTIYSVDWSRDGALICTSCRDKRVRIIEPRKGTIVAEKDRPHEGTRPVRAVFVSDGKILTTGFSRMSERQVALWDTKHLEEPLSLQELDTSSGVLLPFFDPDTNIVYLCGKGDSSIRYFEITSEAPFLHYLSMFSSKESQRGMGYMPKRGLEVNKCEIARFYKLHERKCEPIAMTVPRKSDLFQEDLYPPTAGPDAALTAEEWLGGRDAGPLLISLKDGYVPPKSRELRVNRGLDTGRKRTAPEASGAPSSDAISRLEEEMRKLQATVQELQKRLDRLEETVQAK, translated from the exons ATGAGCCGGCAGGTGGTCCGTTCCAGCAAGTTCCGGCACGTGTTTGGACAGCCGGCCAAGGCCGACCAGTGCTATGAGGATGTGCGCGTCTCACAGAACACCTGGGATAGTGGCTTCTGTGCTGTCAACCCCAAATTCGTGGCCCTGATCTGTGAGGCCAGCGGGGGAGGGGCCTTCCTGGTGCTGCCCCTGGGCAAG ACCGGTCGTGTAGACAAGAATGTGCCTATGGTCTGTGGCCACACGGCCCCGGTACTGGACATCGCCTGGTGCCCGCACAATGATAACGTCATTGCCAGTGGCTCCGAGGACTGCTCCGTCATG GTGTGGGAGATCCCCGACGGGGGCCTGATGCTGCCCCTGCGGGAGCCTGTCGTCACCCTGGAGGGCCACACCAAGCGCGTGGGCATTGTGGCCTGGCACCCCACCGCCCAGAACGTGCTGCTCAGTGCAG GTTGCGACAATGTGATCCTGGTGTGGGACGTGGGCACGGGGGCGGCCGTGCTGACGCTGGGCTCCGACGTGCACCCGGACACCATCTACAGTGTGGACTGGAGCCGAGATGGTGCCCTCATCTGTACCTCCTGCCGAGACAAGCGAGTCCGCATCATTGAGCCCCGAAAAGGCACCATAGTAGCT GAGAAAGATCGTCCCCATGAGGGAACTCGGCCCGTGCGTGCCGTGTTTGTATCCGATGGAAAGATCCTGACCACAGGCTTCAGCCGCATGAGCGAGCGGcaggtggcactgtgggacaCG AAGCACCTGGAGGAGCCACTGTCCCTGCAGGAACTGGACACAAGCAGCGGTGTCCTGCTGCCCTTCTTCGACCCTGACACCAACATCGTCTACCTCTGTGGCAAG GGGGACAGCTCTATCCGGTACTTCGAGATCACCTCTGAGGCCCCGTTCCTGCACTATCTCTCCATGTTCAGTTCCAAGGAGTCCCAGCGTGGAATGGGCTACATGCCCAAACGTGGTCTGGAAGTGAACAAGTGTGAGATTGCCAG ATTCTACAAGCTGCACGAGCGGAAGTGTGAACCCATTGCCATGACGGTGCCTAGAAAG TCGGACCTGTTCCAGGAAGACCTGTACCCGCCCACTGCAGGGCCTGATGCTGCCCTCACGGCTGAGGAGTGGCTGGGGGGTCGGGATGCTGGGCCCCTCCTCATCTCCCTCAAAGATGGCTACGTGCCCCCCAAGAGCCGGGAACTGAGGGTCAACCGGGGCCTGGACACTGGGCGCAAGAGGACGGCACCTGAGGCCAGTGGTGCTCCCAGCTCG GATGCCATATCCcggctggaggaggagatgaggaAGCTCCAGGCCAcggtgcaggagctgcagaagcGCTTGGATAGGCTGGAGGAGACAGTCCAGGCCAAGTAG